A part of Osmerus mordax isolate fOsmMor3 chromosome 10, fOsmMor3.pri, whole genome shotgun sequence genomic DNA contains:
- the fads6 gene encoding fatty acid desaturase 6, with protein sequence MQNVPEEWRERGSRDGGEEMGSKPWEGEPLLQRDRSRGPSGEQDAALTRARRRDKGDSGGEEGGKTRGKGPEESDRESLMMELSRLVQKTVKESSWWERRGIDCAILAGGFLCLPPAFMMLGSSQALCFTGGLLLMGLAHAVITIKGTHLASHGALSESPAWAEFWGVFFIEVCGSFTARAGVQAHIKMHHAHTNIVGLGDSSIWKVPSLPRSVYLFIAPLAVPIITPLAALGELKSSSVCHALKTVSMIALGMCSQYWLLVHVSGFQSPYTTLLCMLLCRAMSSIPYIHVNIFQHIGLPMFSPTRRPKRIYQMTHGVLNLPRNPLLDLTFGHSLINCHVEHHLFPFLSDNMCLKVKPIVSRYLKEKDLPYQEDTYLSRLRLFFHKYQELMVFAPPITELVGVP encoded by the exons ATGCAGAACGTACCGGAAgagtggagggaaagagggagccgCGATggcggagaggagatgggaagcAAGCCCTGGGAAGGGGAGCCTCTGCTCCAGAGAGACCGCAGCAGGGGACCCTCGGGGGAACAGGACGCAGCTCTGACgagggccaggaggagagacaaaggggactccgggggggaggagggggggaagacgcGGGGGAAGGGACCGGAGGAGTCGGACAGGGAGTCCCTGATGATGGAGCTTAGCCGGCTGGTGCAGAAGACGGTGAAGGAGAGCAgctggtgggagaggaggggcatcGACTGCGCCATCCTGGCTGGGGGATTTCTGTGCCTCCCTCCGG cCTTCATGATGTTAGGCTCCTCCCAGGCCCTGTGCTTTACCGGGGGCCTACTGCTGATGGGTTTGGCCCACGCTGTCATCACCATCAAGGGGACGCACCTGGCGAGCCACGGGGCGCTGAGCGAGTCTCCCGCCTGGGCCGAGTTCTGGGGAGTCTTCTTCATCGAG gtgtgtggctCCTTCACAGCGAGAGCGGGAGTGCAGGCTCACATCAAGATGCACCACGCCCACACCAACATCGTGGGGCTGGGAGACTCCAGCATCTGGAAggttccctccctgcctcgcaGTGTCTACCTCTTCATCGCCCCCCTGGCAGTGCCCATCATCACCCCTCTGGCTGCTCTGG GTGAGCTGAAGAGTTCCTCAGTGTGCCACGCTTTGAAGACGGTGTCGATGATAGCCTTGGGGATGTGCTCCCAGTACTGGCTGCTGGTCCATGTGTCTGGGTTCCAGTCTCCATACACCACCCTCCTCTGCATGCTGCTCTGCAGGGCCATGTCCTCCATCCCCTACATCCACGTCAACATCTTCCAG CATATAGGCCTGCCCATGTTTTCCCCGACCCGGCGGCCCAAGAGGATCTACCAGATGACCCACGGGGTCCTGAACCTTCCACGGAACCCTCTGCTGGACTTGACCTTCGGGCACTCGCTCATAAACTGTCACGTCGAACAccatctcttccccttcctctccgaCAACATGTGTCTGAAG GTGAAGCCCATCGTGTCCCGATACCTGAAGGAGAAAGACCTGCCGTACCAGGAGGACACCTACCTCTCGCGCCTGCGCCTCTTCTTCCACAAGTACCAGGAGCTGATGGTGTTCGCTCCACCCATCACAGAGCTGGTGGGGGTGccttga
- the tvp23b gene encoding Golgi apparatus membrane protein TVP23 homolog B: MMRLDSNDDDVSLFDAEENTGSKSKSTKIKHPVASFFHLFFRVAAVLVYLLCEVLSSSFIACMVTIILLLSCDFWTVKNITGRLMVGLRWWNQVDDDGKSHWVFESRKGPAKQLGSDSESRIFWLGLVVCPVLWVIFVFSALFSFKIKWLAVVIMGLVLQGANLYGYVRCKVGNKTNLKNMATNYFGRQFLKQAMAKEEES, encoded by the exons ATGATGAGACTG GATTCTAACGATGATGACGTGTCATTGTTTGATGCAGAGGAAAATACGGGCAGTAAATCGAAAAGTACCAAAATAAA ACATCCAGTGGCATCATTTTTTCACCTGTTCTTCCGTGTGGCTGCCGTCCTGGTTTACTTGCTCTGCGAGGTTTTGAGTAGCAGCTTTATCGCCTGCATGGTCACCATCATCCTGCTCCTGTCATGTGACTTCTGGACCGTGAAG AACATCACTGGCAGACTGATGGTAGGCCTCAGATGGTGGAACCAGGTGGACGATGATGGTAAAAGCCACTGGGTGTTTGAGTCCAGAAAG GGGCCTGCCAAGCAGCTGGGCTCGGACTCAGAGTCACGCATCTTCTGGCTCGGACTCGTCGTGTGTCCCGTCCTGTGGGTCATCTTTGTCTTCAGTGCCCTCTTCTCCTTCAAGATTAAATGGCTG GCCGTGGTGATCATGGGACTGGTGCTACAGGGGGCTAATCTATACGGCTATGTGCGCTGTAAAGTGGGCAACAAGACCAACTTAAAGAATATGGCTACTAATTACTTTGGGCGTCAGTTTCTCAAACAG GCAATGGCTAAAGAAGAGGAATCCTAG
- the trim16 gene encoding tripartite motif-containing protein 16, with translation MAATEAGATLNGGGLSADLPGDRSTTCKGEEMGCPPCLLSPDTPEQADTTTHNGTVSEGPVMNNKENNVLNKQDSNTAEETKIPVDLKGSEVIGKPEQEKKDKETSKSNEANGKEVGKEAVTKEEEVKEEPLGPDDVVCDSCIESPRRALKSCLTCLVSYCEAHLRPHLENNKFQNHRLVEPLRDIERRTCESHKLPLDLFCCPDSCCVCQDCVMEDHKGHKTMTVVEARSQIQRELHDKQAEMMRTATAAENSINKLQVNTVSIENSVKEVREVVETQFAELQAAVERTKREVMEILETEEKQALKQAEGIRAHLEQRCTELKKIQAQMEKLSKNKNDVDFLQEYSEWKKESPDISLPGVYIGLMDRLNSFSRMIVDSTREVCGKLLSSYMDKLKDTCTKDKMGIKTTVHATIATRQNMLLPKPKSRVDFLKYATTVNFDADTVHKFLRLTDDNRKVTNTTPWQHPYPDVPERFENWRQVLAAESFYMGRHYFEVDVSGEGTHVGLTYKSIDRKGPESNSSIAGNNFSWCLKWNGRCFSAWHSDVETPLTADKFTRIGVYVDYAQGQLAFYGVGDTMTPIYEYKAEFLEPLYPAFWLSKKENTVVLVVPGEDLPLKGLSPPSSPPNTAKSTATVPTCRHSPPPSRFVISAVKLP, from the exons ATGGCTGCCACAGAAGCTGGGGCAACCCTGAACGGTGGCGGGCTCTCCGCCGACCTCCCAGGGGACAGGTCCACTACGTGTAAGGGAGAAGAGATGGGCTGCCCTCCCTGCTTGCTCAGCCCTGACACACCTGAGCAGGccgacaccaccacacacaatgGGACCGTGTCGGAAGGCCCGGTGATGAACAACAAGGAAAATAATGTCCTGAACAAACAGGATTCCAATACGGCAGAGGAGACAAAGATTCCGGTAGATCtcaaggggtcagaggtcattggGAAGCCCGAGCAggaaaagaaagacaaggaaacgTCCAAGTCGAACGAGGCAAACGGTAAAGAAGTAGGAAAAGAAGCTGTGaccaaagaggaggaggtgaaggaggaaccTCTAGGGCCTGACGACGTGGTGTGCGACTCCTGCATCGAGAGCCCCCGCAGGGCCCTCAAGTCCTGCCTCACCTGCCTGGTGTCCTACTGCGAAGCCCACCTGAGGCCTCACCTGGAGAACAACAAGTTCCAGAACCACCGGCTGGTTGAGCCTCTCAGGGACATCGAACGGCGAACTTGCGAAAGCCACAAGTTGCCCCTGGACTTGTTCTGCTGCCCGGATTCCTGCTGCGTCTGTCAGGATTGTGTCATGGAGGACCACAAAGGCCACAAAACTATGACTGTGGTAGAGGCCCGAAGTCAGATTCAG AGGGAACTTCATGACAAGCAGGCTGAGATGATGAGGACCGCAACCGCAGCAGAGAATTCAATCAACAAGCTACAGGTCAACACGGTCTCCATTGAG AACTCCGTAAAAGAGGTGCGTGAAGTGGTCGAGACCCAGTTCGCTGAGCTGCAGGCTGCGGTGGAGCGCACCAAGCGGGAGGTGATGGAGATCttggagacggaggagaaacAGGCTCTCAAACAGGCCGAGGGCATCCGGGCTCACCTGGAGCAGAGGTGCACCGAGCTGAAGAAGATCCAGGCACAGATGGAGAAGCTCTCCAAGAACAAGAATGATGTGGACTTCCTCCAA gAGTACTCCGAGTGGAAGAAGGAAAGCCCAGACATCTCGCTGCCAGGGGTGTACATTGGACTCATGGATCGCTTGAATTCCTTCAGCCGCATGATCGTAGACTCTACAAGGGAGGTGTGTGGAAAGCTGCTGTCTTCCTACATGGACAAACTTAAAGATACTTGCACTAAAG ACAAGATGGGGATCAAGACAACAGTTCATGCCACAATCGCAACAAGACAGAACATGTTACTGCCGAAGCCAAAGTCACGTGTTGACTTCCTGAAGT ATGCCACcactgtcaactttgatgcagACACTGTCCATAAATTCCTGCGCCTGACAGACGACAACAGGAAGGTAACCAACACCACGCCTTGGCAGCACCCGTACCCTGATGTGCCAGAGCGTTTTGAGAACTGGCGTCAGGTGCTGGCCGCAGAGAGCTTCTACATGGGGAGACATTACTTTGAAGTGGATGTGAGTGGAGAGGGGACACACGTTGGCCTCACCTACAAGAGCATCGACAGGAAAGGTCCAGAGAGCAACAGCAGCATTGCGGGAAACAACTTCTCGTGGTGCCTCAAGTGGAACGGCCGCTGTTTCTCCGCCTGGCACAGTGACGTGGAAACTCCTCTGACAGCGGACAAGTTCACCCGCATCGGCGTCTACGTGGACTATGCTCAAGGTCAACTGGCCTTCTATGGTGTGGGTGACACCATGACCCCTATTTATGAGTACAAGGCAGAATTCCTGGAGCCCCTCTACCCAGCCTTCTGGCTCTCAAAAAAGGAGAACACTGTTGTGCTTGTTGTACCTGGGGAGGATCTCCCACTGaaaggtctctctcccccctcctcaccccccaacaCTGCTAAATCTACTGCTACTGTCCCTACCTGTCGAcactccccgcccccctctcgtTTTGTTATTTCTGCCGTGAAACTCCCGTAA